The proteins below are encoded in one region of Patescibacteria group bacterium:
- a CDS encoding DUF433 domain-containing protein, which produces MKIIKSMPAMMQIDPNIQGGVPVIKGTRVPVARVMALKAMNYTLAEIKKEIPNLGKLTQKDLREFFEYYAQR; this is translated from the coding sequence ATGAAGATAATAAAATCAATGCCGGCAATGATGCAAATCGATCCCAATATTCAAGGAGGAGTTCCCGTGATTAAAGGAACAAGGGTGCCCGTGGCCAGAGTCATGGCCCTGAAAGCCATGAACTACACTCTCGCAGAAATTAAAAAAGAAATTCCCAACCTTGGCAAGTTAACCCAAAAGGACCTGAGAGAGTTTTTTGAGTATTACGCGCAAAGATAG
- a CDS encoding phosphatase PAP2 family protein, producing MKLAVLWLIDLAAFIWLTVTVNSGATLGWDLSIGRAVQKYTFLSAPSYAVMYSGWAPWLFLWLGAVLLALILTRKWRAIVFLLLLSILDVVGFLFHITIINRPRPTPAQLHVFFPLPLSSYPSGHVLLTSLVFIFVAAVYRKRWVTLLAIIIMAAVGLGRIYSGQHFPTDILGGYLLAGVVIIPVIALYRSRKLFFHED from the coding sequence ATGAAACTGGCGGTCCTATGGCTAATCGACCTGGCGGCTTTTATCTGGCTGACTGTTACAGTTAATTCCGGAGCGACCCTTGGCTGGGACCTCTCTATCGGCCGGGCGGTGCAAAAATATACTTTTCTGTCCGCTCCCAGCTACGCGGTCATGTATTCCGGCTGGGCCCCGTGGCTTTTCCTTTGGCTGGGCGCCGTCCTTCTGGCTTTAATTCTCACCCGGAAATGGCGGGCGATAGTTTTCCTTCTTCTTTTGAGTATACTGGATGTCGTCGGATTTTTGTTTCACATTACGATTATTAACCGTCCCCGGCCCACCCCGGCTCAGCTGCATGTTTTCTTTCCCCTGCCGCTAAGCAGTTACCCCAGCGGCCATGTTCTTTTAACTTCTCTGGTTTTTATTTTTGTGGCCGCGGTTTACCGCAAACGCTGGGTCACTCTCCTGGCGATTATTATCATGGCCGCCGTTGGCCTTGGCCGGATCTATTCCGGCCAGCATTTCCCAACAGACATTCTCGGAGGTTATCTTCTGGCCGGAGTGGTTATCATTCCGGTGATCGCTTTATACCGATCGCGGAAGTTATTTTTCCATGAAGACTGA
- a CDS encoding TIR domain-containing protein, with product MYSDTTLLKQEKKRVFLSFSSDDLDHVRGLRLLKDNPNFELEFYDESIKEAIDSNNAEYLKRVIRDQIRRSSVTVCLISETTHQSRWVDWELQTSLEEGNKIIAMAIKDLKSALLPKLIKERGITFWDWDPEYLGRLIDES from the coding sequence ATGTATTCGGACACTACTTTACTTAAGCAAGAAAAGAAGCGCGTTTTTTTAAGCTTTTCTTCTGATGATCTTGATCACGTCAGGGGTCTGAGGTTGTTGAAAGATAACCCAAACTTTGAGCTTGAGTTTTATGATGAATCAATTAAAGAAGCAATTGATAGCAACAACGCCGAGTATCTAAAGCGCGTAATTAGAGATCAAATCAGACGTTCAAGTGTTACCGTTTGTCTTATTAGTGAGACAACTCACCAAAGCCGATGGGTTGATTGGGAATTACAGACAAGTCTAGAAGAAGGCAATAAAATCATCGCTATGGCAATTAAAGATCTAAAAAGTGCATTACTTCCGAAACTTATCAAAGAAAGAGGAATTACTTTTTGGGATTGGGACCCGGAATATCTTGGAAGGCTTATAGACGAAAGCTAA
- a CDS encoding site-specific DNA-methyltransferase: MDDYKLRKYLSAIEAAKYLDINVKALRVLVSSGKVNSTVSPSGQQRFVLADLKKIEQTNHTKAKRLPGLKFWETEINGTSQKIFMKSSCKMDDLPDESVHLMITSPPYFNAKMYSRKPLKEDLGNIHDLERWFATIGEVWRETYRVLQPGRKAFINIMNLPVRENGGFYSLNLVGQTIDLMTKIGFIFKRDIIWHKTNGVRAQFGTYPYPGGILINNMHEFILEFNKPEKKGFNKYAHLSKEQKERSKIDKDFWLSLKNSDVWLMKPQNSGDGRSHVAPFPYELPYRLIKAYSYISETVLDPFLGSGTTLKAAADLKRDGVGYEIVPEIARDAISSLKNYQERLL, from the coding sequence ATGGATGATTATAAACTGCGAAAATATCTTTCAGCCATTGAGGCCGCAAAATATTTAGACATTAATGTCAAAGCGCTACGAGTGTTGGTTTCTTCAGGCAAAGTCAACTCGACAGTTTCTCCCAGCGGTCAGCAGCGCTTTGTCCTGGCTGATTTAAAAAAAATCGAGCAGACAAACCATACAAAGGCCAAGCGGCTACCGGGTCTGAAATTTTGGGAAACAGAAATTAACGGAACAAGCCAAAAAATCTTTATGAAAAGTTCTTGCAAAATGGACGATTTGCCAGATGAATCTGTGCATCTTATGATAACCTCGCCGCCATACTTTAACGCTAAAATGTATTCCAGAAAACCGCTTAAAGAAGATCTGGGAAATATTCATGATCTGGAAAGATGGTTTGCCACAATTGGTGAAGTCTGGCGTGAGACCTATCGAGTTTTGCAACCGGGCCGGAAAGCTTTTATCAACATCATGAATTTGCCGGTTCGGGAAAACGGCGGTTTCTACAGTTTGAATCTGGTCGGCCAAACAATTGACTTAATGACTAAAATCGGCTTTATTTTTAAGCGCGATATTATCTGGCACAAAACTAATGGGGTGCGGGCCCAATTTGGCACCTACCCTTATCCCGGCGGAATTCTGATTAACAACATGCATGAGTTTATTTTGGAGTTCAATAAACCAGAGAAAAAAGGGTTTAATAAATATGCTCACCTGTCCAAAGAACAGAAGGAGCGCTCTAAAATTGATAAAGATTTTTGGCTATCGCTTAAAAATAGTGATGTTTGGCTGATGAAACCGCAAAATAGTGGTGATGGTCGCAGCCATGTGGCGCCATTCCCATATGAGTTGCCATACCGGCTAATTAAAGCCTACAGCTACATTAGTGAAACAGTTTTGGACCCCTTCCTCGGCAGCGGCACCACCTTAAAAGCGGCAGCAGATTTAAAACGAGATGGTGTCGGCTATGAAATTGTCCCGGAGATTGCCCGAGATGCGATCTCTTCCTTGAAAAATTATCAGGAGCGATTGCTTTGA
- a CDS encoding NUDIX domain-containing protein → MSDLKKYREHETILAVVVFFRCRGKFLLLKRSPKKKVDANTVNGVGGKVEPGESFLDAIVRETKEETGLDISPKKFVPHGLVQVPDLNNNVEWVIMEFVADLKKEVQIPESEDGQFTWYSPEEIKKLPMLADVKQFLQTIHKTPKAFALTFCAYRQDGEVKNVSSTVFS, encoded by the coding sequence ATGTCTGATTTGAAAAAATACCGTGAACACGAAACCATTTTGGCCGTCGTCGTTTTCTTTCGCTGTCGCGGAAAATTTCTTCTTTTAAAAAGATCGCCCAAGAAAAAAGTTGATGCTAACACCGTCAACGGCGTCGGGGGAAAAGTGGAACCGGGGGAATCTTTTCTTGACGCCATTGTCCGGGAAACCAAAGAAGAAACCGGCCTTGATATTTCTCCGAAAAAGTTCGTCCCTCACGGCCTGGTCCAAGTCCCGGATCTCAATAATAATGTCGAGTGGGTGATCATGGAATTCGTGGCGGATTTAAAAAAAGAAGTGCAGATCCCGGAGAGCGAAGATGGGCAATTCACCTGGTACAGCCCTGAGGAAATCAAGAAACTCCCGATGCTGGCGGATGTCAAACAGTTTCTCCAGACCATTCATAAAACCCCCAAAGCCTTCGCCCTGACTTTTTGCGCCTATCGCCAAGACGGCGAGGTCAAAAATGTTTCTTCAACAGTCTTTTCCTAA
- a CDS encoding OB-fold putative lipoprotein, with translation MKKILKIVGGIFLVLIILGVIGAITGGSKKTPTENSGAAKETANTNNAPQAVEPTKIQASELADDFDANQVAAKEKWNGKLVEFTAAVSNITESGLSFTGIASKQFSLTQISCAVTDKQQLMPLKNGQMVTVRGTVGDQMLGVISIKDCSVVQ, from the coding sequence ATGAAGAAGATTTTGAAAATAGTCGGGGGAATTTTTCTGGTTCTTATTATTTTGGGCGTGATCGGGGCGATAACCGGCGGAAGCAAAAAGACTCCTACAGAAAATTCAGGGGCGGCTAAAGAGACGGCCAACACGAATAACGCACCGCAAGCAGTTGAGCCAACCAAGATTCAGGCAAGCGAACTGGCTGACGATTTTGACGCTAATCAAGTGGCGGCAAAAGAAAAATGGAATGGGAAGCTGGTCGAGTTTACGGCCGCAGTCTCTAATATCACTGAATCCGGGTTATCTTTTACCGGCATAGCCAGCAAGCAGTTTTCTTTAACCCAAATCAGTTGCGCGGTGACAGATAAACAACAACTGATGCCTTTAAAAAACGGACAGATGGTCACGGTTCGGGGCACGGTGGGGGATCAAATGTTGGGAGTGATCAGTATTAAAGATTGCTCGGTTGTTCAGTAG
- a CDS encoding DUF167 domain-containing protein: protein MKISVIAHPNSRRPRVETDLLGALHVYVSEPPLDGKANRAAGEALAKYFKVKKNQVLLVSGEKTKNKMFEIIKENGEG, encoded by the coding sequence ATGAAAATTTCAGTGATTGCACATCCAAACTCCCGCCGGCCAAGAGTGGAAACGGATCTTCTAGGCGCCTTGCATGTCTATGTTTCAGAACCGCCGCTTGATGGTAAAGCTAATCGGGCGGCAGGGGAAGCGCTGGCAAAGTATTTTAAAGTTAAAAAGAATCAGGTGCTTTTGGTGTCGGGAGAAAAAACGAAGAATAAGATGTTTGAAATTATTAAGGAAAATGGAGAGGGCTGA
- a CDS encoding DUF5615 family PIN-like protein, whose amino-acid sequence MSITRKDRNKAKKTRKFRFLLDSAFAKPSEFPKLSKKSSLAHSVFNYGLSKQAPDEEIHNLAVKENYLVVTFNFKHFKKLVQANPKSGAICPPPYSSNREIDELLSKYISGKNPGDFLGKTMKIHPEN is encoded by the coding sequence TTGAGTATTACGCGCAAAGATAGGAACAAAGCCAAAAAGACCAGAAAGTTCAGGTTTCTTCTTGACAGTGCTTTTGCCAAACCTTCAGAATTCCCCAAACTGAGTAAGAAGAGCAGCCTTGCCCATTCTGTGTTTAACTACGGACTTTCCAAACAGGCGCCGGACGAGGAAATTCATAATTTAGCAGTGAAGGAAAACTACCTGGTAGTTACCTTTAACTTTAAACACTTCAAAAAACTTGTTCAAGCCAATCCAAAATCCGGGGCAATCTGTCCTCCGCCTTACTCATCAAACAGAGAAATTGACGAACTACTGTCAAAATACATTTCCGGAAAAAACCCAGGCGATTTTCTTGGTAAAACAATGAAGATTCATCCAGAGAACTGA
- a CDS encoding NUDIX domain-containing protein → MNKKIKVRVRLIIIKDGHILLSHNTRDKFYYYVGGKVEFRETLAEAAKREVREEADADFTFGKILYIREFIPSDDPTEHSAEFFILGDVDKFAGIHGRNDDLATAETCLEWIKLDDLKKINVLPARLTDLVLAGHKSGFKEEIKYLGRFD, encoded by the coding sequence ATGAATAAAAAAATCAAAGTTCGAGTCCGGTTAATTATCATTAAAGACGGCCACATCCTGCTTTCCCACAACACGCGGGACAAGTTCTATTATTATGTCGGCGGGAAAGTGGAATTTCGAGAAACTTTGGCCGAGGCAGCCAAACGGGAAGTGCGCGAAGAAGCCGATGCCGACTTCACTTTCGGGAAAATCCTTTACATCCGTGAATTTATCCCGTCTGATGATCCGACTGAGCATTCCGCCGAGTTTTTCATTTTGGGCGATGTTGATAAATTCGCTGGCATTCACGGGCGAAATGATGATCTGGCCACTGCCGAAACTTGTCTTGAGTGGATAAAGCTGGATGATTTGAAAAAAATTAATGTCCTGCCAGCGCGCTTAACCGATCTGGTTCTGGCCGGCCATAAATCCGGCTTTAAAGAAGAAATAAAATACCTCGGCCGGTTTGATTAA